The nucleotide sequence GAAATCCGCCGGATCAGCAGGGCGCAGGGCATCGCCCATGCAATAGTATCCTTCCCCGTCAAAGGCTTCGGCGGTTTTTTGGGGATCGCCATAATAGCCCGCTGTGATGCTTGGCCCTTTCAGGCGCACCTCAAGCTTTCCGCCGTTCGGTACAAGTTTCATGGACAGCCCTGCGGAGGGCACCCCGACGTTCCCGGAGAAGTCCTGCACATCCGTGCAAGCCAATGCAAAAGGCGCTGTCTCCGTCGCGCCAAGACTAGTTGCAAGCAGAACCTCCCGCCCTGTCGTCTTGCGACCAATCGCGCGCAACCTGTCCCACGTACGTTGTGGCATCCCTGCGCCTGCATAAAACATCATGCCCAGTTGGCTGAAGAATATCTTCGCAAGCGCCCCGTCCGCTTCGAGTTCTTCAATCAGTATATCCCATCCGACCGGAACGTTAAAATACCACGTGCAGGCAACATCGCGCAGATTTCGGAGAGTTTCGTCAAAGGCACCGGGGGCGGGTTTGCCTTCATCGATATAGTAAGTGCCGCCATTGGTCAGGACGAGGTAGGAAACCTTGTTGCCAGCAGCGGTGTGGTTCCAAGGCGCCCAATCCAGCACGACGGGAGGGCGCTTTTCTAAGAAGCGATAGCAATCGCGCACCATCGCCTGATTTGCGCAGATCATGCCGTTGGTGTTGATCACGGCCTTGGGGGAGCCGGTCGAACCGGAGGTGAACAGATATTTGACGACCGTGTCTGAAGACACATGCGCGCGCGCGCGCTCTGCCGCCGACCCGTCACCTTGCAACAGGTCACCAAACCTCACGGCCGATGCCCCACGCAGTGCGATCACGCCCATCTGCAGCGAAGAGATCGACGCAATTGCCGGCGCAAACTGGTCACTATCCTCGGCATAGACAGCGCCCGGTTTCAGCAGCGCTGCGATGTCCTTAAGCTTGCCGTGATCTTTCGAGACCAGCGAATAGGCGGGGCTGACGGGGGCATAGGGAATGCCAACGTAAAAACAGGCAAGCCCAAGAAGACCATGCTCCAAAGAATTGCCTGACAGGATCAAGAGCGGCCTGTCTGGCCCCAGCCCCATCTCCAGCAGGTGTGACCCGATCTGGCGCGCAGCGGTGCGCGCCTCCCCGTAGGTGATCTTGCGCCAGTCCCCCTGATCATCGCGCCGTGCGAGCCAGGGCTGATCCGGCGTGGCGTCAGCCCATTTGTCGAGATAATCCGCCAAAGTCGGCAAATGCTCCGGCAGAGCTTTGATTTGCTCCATCAAGATCGTGCCGTCGTCGCGGGTGGTGATGTCAAAGGTTGGCGACCAGAAATCGCTTGGATTCAGCGCGCTCATATCAACGGGGCCCCATGCGTATGGCACCGTCCAAGCGGATGGTTTCACCATTGAGCATGGAGTTCTGGGTGATGTGACTTACCATTGCGGCATATTCAGCCGGATCGCCAAGCCTTGATGGAAATGGCACCTGCGCGCCAAGCGAGGCCTGCACCTCTTGAGGCAGCTCATCAAGAAGTGGCGTTAGAAACAGGCTCGGCGCGATCGTGCAGACGCGCACGCCCTTGTCAGCCAAGTCACGCGCCATGGGCAAGGTCATCCCGACAATGCCGCCCTTTGAGGCGGAATAGGCAAGCTGGCCAATCTGTCCGTCAAAAGCCGCCACCGAAGCGGTGTTCACAATAACGCCGCGCGCGCCATCAGGTGCGATCGGCTCTGCCGCGCAGATTTGTGCAGCCGCTTGACTGGCGCAATTGAAATTGCCCATCAGATTAACCCTCATGGTCTTTTCGAAC is from Sulfitobacter geojensis and encodes:
- a CDS encoding feruloyl-CoA synthase; this encodes MSALNPSDFWSPTFDITTRDDGTILMEQIKALPEHLPTLADYLDKWADATPDQPWLARRDDQGDWRKITYGEARTAARQIGSHLLEMGLGPDRPLLILSGNSLEHGLLGLACFYVGIPYAPVSPAYSLVSKDHGKLKDIAALLKPGAVYAEDSDQFAPAIASISSLQMGVIALRGASAVRFGDLLQGDGSAAERARAHVSSDTVVKYLFTSGSTGSPKAVINTNGMICANQAMVRDCYRFLEKRPPVVLDWAPWNHTAAGNKVSYLVLTNGGTYYIDEGKPAPGAFDETLRNLRDVACTWYFNVPVGWDILIEELEADGALAKIFFSQLGMMFYAGAGMPQRTWDRLRAIGRKTTGREVLLATSLGATETAPFALACTDVQDFSGNVGVPSAGLSMKLVPNGGKLEVRLKGPSITAGYYGDPQKTAEAFDGEGYYCMGDALRPADPADFTKGFFFDGRVAENFKLNTGTWVAVGAVRAVLVDAMDGLVRDAVITGENEAELGALLLLSEGAKQMDADQLHTALRDKLRRAAERATGSATCVRRALILRDEPSFDKGEVTEKGSLNQRAMRANNANKIAELYDGNPETLTV
- a CDS encoding SDR family NAD(P)-dependent oxidoreductase; the protein is MSLQNWAGYTAIVTGGASGLGAATAERLAADGLNVALFDLNEEAGRAQAARIDGRFVKVDVSDPASVAEGIADVRDTLGSLRILINCAGIGGAAKTVSRGAPHDPGLFEKTMRVNLMGNFNCASQAAAQICAAEPIAPDGARGVIVNTASVAAFDGQIGQLAYSASKGGIVGMTLPMARDLADKGVRVCTIAPSLFLTPLLDELPQEVQASLGAQVPFPSRLGDPAEYAAMVSHITQNSMLNGETIRLDGAIRMGPR